The Solanum lycopersicum chromosome 2, SLM_r2.1 DNA window GTAAGATATATTCAACAGTGCACTCATAAAAAACATAGAAGTGCTCTTGAGCAATTGGTAGAAGGTAGAGATACCACTAAACCAGGGTTCAAATCCAAATTAAgcctattattattttaaatttagctTAGACCTTATATTTGATCTATATTTATATAGGTGCACCCAAAATATTTAAATCCTGGGTTTGCCCCTGCaacatttgttaatttttttttgacaaatcacTGCCATAGCAGTAATttttaaggaattttttttcGGATGAAATGCTGCCATAACgtgatttttgtgtttttttaataaaaattaataggtCAATTTCGTCAGAAAAAATCGCTCCGTTAGGAGcgattttacctttttaattaaaaaaataatatatccttttagattttttgataactttttttcttttacctttttaaCTTCGGACTCGACTTAAAAGGCTAAAGGGAGGTTGAATAATTGATTATTTGAACATTTAAAATCAAAGTTGATAGTTCCGTGCAAGTAATCTGAAAATAGACAATGATGTTTcaatctaataaaaaattatcattattttggTGATTGGGCACAATTGTGAAGTAATACACAATTTGTTATTACCGCATTAACAAGTCATTAATAAAGTGAAAGCTCctaaaaatggtaaaaaatataataagaaataaaataatatcaaaataagttTCAAGCCTACTAAACACACAGTAGATGACAATGAGGTGATAAAGCCCCTTTTAACAACAAGTAACATATTTCCTTATATGAACACTTTCAAACTATCTTTTTCATCATCAATGATAATGACAGagaaatctttttttaataaagcataataaaatattttatattcgtttattttttatttatttttattacattcaataattatatttttaacaatgataataaacatatctaataaaattaaagaaaaattatatataatagcaaactattaattcaaattaaatgttatagctATACTCTACTTTATTTTCAATTCGTAGCTACTATTTCATATAATTTGCTATAGCAATTTCTCCGAGCGAAAGGAcaagaaaataattgtttttttcacTGCGGTTACAAAACTATCGGGATTCAAAAATAGAGTATACAAGAAAATGGTGTCTGCTTCAGGCATATAGCCatatgtaaaaaaagaaaatttatttatttttcatgaattttcatTTACATAAACAAATTCAActaatacaaatttttatttatatacatattatacATATTACACGTGCAACTAAaaaacacaacaacaagaacatatAGTTATACAAATTACAGTACGAAAGATTtgatatacaaacattttatttttacataaacAAATTCAActaatacaaatttttatttatatacatattatacATATTACATATGCAACTAAAAAACACAAGAACAAGAACATATAGATATACAAATTACAGTTTGAAAGATTTGATATACAaatgttttcttttgattcaacaaatttgaattttatgcagatatacaaacacataaaattaaattgagGGCTGCCAACGATTTATACAAACGAGAGGCTGATACAGATTTATACAAACGATTGTCAacgaaattatacaaatataaagaGGAGCCAACGAGTTATACAATCTGAtattccatagcaaacataatatTTGCTATGGCCCACAAATATACACactataattataacatataaatttaatttttatatttattatatgtgaaaattgctcaaaaatcaatacaaatcaaaaataatttatactaatatttAAGAGAGAAAGAAACAAATACCAAATTCAAACCTCAACATTAGTGTTCTTACTCGTTTATAGGAGGTCGATATACATTTGTCAACTTctgattaaattaatatttttcttctgtctaaaattattttatcatggtataattatatatttttctcaacaaaaattttaatacaagatataattttattaatataattttattatattaaaaatatcaaaattttatataatttttaattaaacaaaatggagtaattattaaatacaaaaataaaaaaatagttaattttttttaattatttaaattgataagtaatcttgaatatttatttttaggataattaaaaaaaaaatggagagagGGAATATAATATGACAGCAGTCACGTGGACTCAtcaaattagaagaaaaattaGATTACTCTTCTAGAGAAtccaattattttatcaaaaaaaagaaaaagaaaaaaaatctgctGGACAGAgtaaaagtaaacaaaaaggaaaagaatacaATTAACGAAAATcccaataaaataatttttcttggaATCTTATGATAATGCCATGGCTTTGAAGCCTGGGAAGTTTTTTAGGAGACATTCATTTGATGGTATGcccaatttttttcctttttttcttcaatttccttCATTGGGCATCttcaagatttgatttttatttattgtagcATTGAAAACAAGGAAACCCAATTGTGTAAGGAGTGAGAAATCAGAAATGGGGAAGTCAGTGAAGTTTGAAGGTATAAGTGAGGAATTGCAGAAGATAATAGATGCTAATATGGACCAAGTAGGAGCAAGACGCCTTGCTAGGGATGCTTTTAAGGATATTCAGTTGTCAATTGATCATTGTCTCTTTAAGGTACTGCTTAGTTGATTGAAAAGTAAAATGTAAATTTAGATCCCTATTTGATGGTTTTAGTGGAAAAAGATTCATTGTCAGCTTTAAAGATTGGATTTTGATTGCTTCTGACTTGATAAACTGGATATAAGAGAATTCATATGGTCACACTGCTAGTTTGGGATTAGGCATAGCAACTTATCAAGAAAAGTTTTTGTGATTGAGGCATATATATTTTACTTGTCAAAATGATGTTTGGTATTGAGATTTAGTTAGTTGATTGAACAGATTGTCTTGTGTTGATGAAAGTAGAAAGTGTATCTTACTTAGGACTAAGACATTGATTATTGTCAACTTCAAAGGGATTGACATAGTTGTGTGGAGCCTAAGATCTTGCTCTATAGACTGCAATTCTGCTTAAATTTTCCCCTTTTCTTGATACAATTGTATAACATGCATATTACACCGAGATTATATGAAGCATCTATAAATACATCATCTCGAAGAGAAGGGATTTAAGTCGTTCACTATTCACTCAACGTATAAGTTCATGTTTGACGTTTAGATTCAAGGGCATAACAAGACCGACCGTTCACTATTTCTGTCATTAGTTGATTAAAACAGCAGTAAATCATTTTCCTGATTAAAGAAGCAGCTGTGCTACATTTTTTCCCTAATCTAAGGGCAGAAAAATCAAAGTTTTACTAGCTCAAAAGACCTTTAAGAAAATTGCGTTAACCCAGTTTACTATCCAATGAAAATCAAGCGGTTTCTGTTCTCTTTTCCTCTTTCAATTCTTAAAATAATGAAAGGACACTTGTGGTTGATTTATTCTGAGGAATGGTATCATTTGTGTGATCAAAAATTTGTTCAAGTATGTGCAATCGAGTTATGACAGTTGAGACTTTATAAACACTTCTTCAACTTTCTAATTTTTCTGCGACTGCAGATAGTGCTAATGAGGAACTGAATCCTTTTAGAAAGTGTCACGTTTGTTACTTGTTCTTAATCTGATTTAATGATTCTTTATTTGCTTTTACTCAGATGCCACATGCTGGATTGAAGATGAAGGAGGTAAACCTTTTATCTTATATACTCATTTTCCAGTCTTGAAAGTTCAAGTTATTCTGGAAGCATCCTATTTCTTTTCTAAAACAAAACGATCTCATGTGTGATTACTTCTGCATgtactttttcttttcatcttttctctTTGAATTCTTGATGAAGCTAATATGACATCTCATAGTTACTTCAATGCCTTTTCTAGCGCACCAAGATTTTCTTTGTGTGCAACAATATCTTTAACACTTGTAACTTACAagaacaacatacccaatgtgATCCTACAAGTGGGGTATGGGGGAGTGGTGTGTATGCAGCCTTACCCTGCCTTGAGGCTCAAGTaaagcaatacaaaaatcaagTATGTAAAGCAATTAATACCTATAACTTATCTTAAGAAAATTGGACCTTGCCATGAAAGAATCTTATAAAATTGTGAATTAGCATATGACAAGATACAATCATCTTTTTTTCTCTAATAGTCAATAAGgtcttattttcttaaattatggAGGACCATGCAGTATGAAATTAATTTCAGGACATCAAATGAAACTTGGTCTCCAATCACTTTAATTGTAGTTATTCTGTCATGTGAATGAAATATGTATCGCTGTACAAATTTAAAGGCGAATGAAGAGAGTAACTGTGGAAAGATCTGTTTGGTTAAagagttttactttttttgaaacaaattgaATGAAGGCGGTAGTTATCTCAACTTTTTCAAAATGAAATGAAGGGGATAGTTTGAGAAATATGACTTAATTCACCTGAACTATGCACTATGACTGGATATTGTCTTCCTTGTAGTACCAAGCAAATGAGAAGACTCTAAGTATATGGTTATTTATAGCATCCAATATTAGCATTTTGGTATAAATATTGCATTTTGGTATAATATTCATGatttgttatgtgttttacttaacATAATTCTATGAAATTTGGTGGCGCAGTCATATGAGGTTAATTCTCGAGGATTAGAGATCTTCTCTAAAAGTTGGCTTCCAGAGACAAGCCCCCCCAAAGCCATGGTATACTTCTGTCATGGTTATGGTGATACATGCACATTTTTTGTTGAAGGTTTGTGGTTGGCAAACACGTATTAAGTCTCAGACTAGTATTTCTTGGGAGATTGTTCCTGAAACTTGTCTTCCTTCTTAGGCATTGCAAGAAAACTAGCATCTTCCGGTTATGGAGTATTTGCCATGGATTATCCTGGATTTGGTCTTTCAGAAGGTCTTCATGGCTATATACCAAGTTTTGACAAGTTAGTTGATGATGTCATTGAGCATTACTCGAAGGCGAAAGGTACAACTTGCCCCAGTCAACTTATTTTTCATCTCATGGATTCTTTTTGATAGGTCCGAGACTCTGGTAAAATGTAGAAGCCAGAATTAATTAGTTGAGGAAAAGATATACCAActtaagaataacaaaatttgaTGAATTCAAAAGCTAAGATTTGAACGCATGAAAAGACAATATTTAAATCAAACATTCACTTGGAAGAGACTATCCTTTTGAGCTAAGCAATGCATGAGCTTAAAGTGTCTTGCTAATGGAGTAACATTCATCTGTTTGATTGAACTTCTGGtactttctttctaaaaaaatgttGGAGTTCAGTTTATTATGGTCATAAATGAATAGTCCATTTTTTCAAGAAGAAAGATTGAGAGAGTGAACTATTTGAAAAATGTATGTTGTGATTTTGTTCCTTGTAGAATGAAATAGAAGGCCTCAAAGTTTGATGGTCTATGTAACTGTGCGACAAACTAAAAGATCATACCCTATTACTGTTCCAAATCAAGTTTGAACTCacaaattcattatttattcatGACTTGGAGCATAACTCACGGTGCTAAGTTACCTCATCCTTCTTCATTTTTGTCAAGCAATGTTGATGACTAGGTCATTAAACGATGAACAGCAGAGCCCCCGTGTGTTCCTTCCACATTCTAAAACGTTTAGGTATGAAGAAGTCTGTCATGTACACCAATTAAACACCCTCCCTTGTTATTCTATATTTCCGCTCCTACTTTGACACTAGGTATGTAATTAATGagtaaatttgaatatatactTGGAAATAAGAGGACCCAAATTGGACAGTGGTGAAGCCACGGTGACAGAAGGGGTTCAACTGATTCCCCTTGGCCAAAAAATTGTACTATATATGCAGCTGtataaaaagtcttctttatgtgcatatatataaattgttgaaTCCCATAGACACAAGAGAGCATTTCTTTAGATCTCCTTAAGGAAAGCAAGAATTGTATTGAGAAAACCTAGAGCGGAGTTTAAATAAACACTACGGGAACAGAGGGAAAACTTGTTTGGCAGTTGAATGAAACCAAATCAGTGTCAGTCATTCGAGTTGATCTTCTAAGTATTAGCAGGGGCTTTGAACATTGGGCATGCTGACAATGTTGGAACTGATCACTATTGGTCAAGTCCCATTATGATGTGCCATCTCCTAAGGCAATCGGATAGTGAAGTAGAATAGATTCATCTTTCATACCAGAGATTTTTAGGCATACCATATGCAGTGTGTTGGTCATTTTTGGAGATGGGGGAATTATAACACAGATGTTGTCCTGTATTAACCAAGTTTATAAATCTGATGTCTCCGTGAATGTATTATACCTAATATACGTCTGGGCAAGAGGTCTCAAAATCAAGTAGTGGAAAATAACCTAATtacatctttttcttcttgacaCACTACTGAAAAAGCAATTGACAGTTAAACGCTGGCTACAGAAAATCCAGAGATACGCAACCTACCAAGCTTCCTATTTGGGCAATCAATGGGTGGAGCAGTAGCTCTGAAGGTGCACATGAAGCAACCTGATGCATGGAACGGCGCTGTTCTTGTCGCACCAATGTGCAAAGTAAGCTTCTGGAGACTATTCTGAATTCTAATTGATGTTATCGTCTTAATTAGATCGATAGTTTTGAGTGATGAGTGGTATTGTTGTACAGATTGCAGATGACATGGTACCACCATGGTTAGTTACACAAATTCTAGTGGGCATAGCAAAATTTCTTCCAAAGCAAAAGCTAGTTCCGCAGCAGGATCTAGCAGAGTTAGCATTCAGAGATGTGAAGAAGAGAGAACAggtatgtgttctttctattcTGTAACAGCTCTTAGACATATGTCAATTTTAGGACGGAAAGAGTACATGATATTAGAGGTTAGTAGCACAAGAGTCGTTTAAAAATTTATAGTCGCCATTAGCTCTCTCACCTGAAAAAAAAGGCGTGTTAAAAGGCTTCCAATaggaaaattttgatttattgaacATAATAATTACAATCACAGGCTTCAACATGTTTATATCTCGTGGGATTTCATGTTATAATGTACTCTCTACTGTTTTCTTCTGCATGCAGGCTGCATATAATGTCATTGCTTACAAGCACAAACCCCGTCTACAAACTGCAGTGGAGTTACTTAATACCACCCAAGAATTAGAGAAACAACTTGATAAGGTGTCATGTGTTTTCATTTTCTGTTTATCGTAGTATTGATTATCATCATATTTACTGTTTATTAGTGATTGGACCTTGTGTCTTTGCATGCTAGTAAGTCTATGATTGGAAACTTGAAACTCCATTGTCCTAGCTGCATATCTTTGTTGGTGTTGCTAACTGTTTCTGGTGATTATACCTGCCACTGTTTTTGACTTTGTAATTCATTCAAGATGGTTCATCTTTTTCTGCTCTTGTAGTTCAGAAAGAGTTCAAGCTCCCTTTTCTAAGGCTAGACTTCAAATGTACCTTATTCTTTGATAGACAAGATATCTAAACAACAACTAACAGTTTTACGATTTTGTAGGTCTATCTGCCATTGCTAATATTACATGGAGAGAATGACAGAGTGACTGATCCATCCATCAGCAAAGCATTGTACGAGAAGGCAAGTAGTTCGGACAAGAAACTGATCCTTTACAAGGATGCTTATCATTCTTTGCTCGAGGGTGAACCGGATGATATGATACTTCGAGTTCTTGGTGACATAATTTCTTGGTTGGATGAGCATACTTCCTAGTAATTacttgtccaatttttatttttttcagtttgGTTCTGCCCAATTTTTTCATGGATTAGGAAGGCCAAGGGATAGGAGCTGA harbors:
- the LOC101256743 gene encoding caffeoylshikimate esterase produces the protein MALKPGKFFRRHSFDALKTRKPNCVRSEKSEMGKSVKFEGISEELQKIIDANMDQVGARRLARDAFKDIQLSIDHCLFKMPHAGLKMKESYEVNSRGLEIFSKSWLPETSPPKAMVYFCHGYGDTCTFFVEGIARKLASSGYGVFAMDYPGFGLSEGLHGYIPSFDKLVDDVIEHYSKAKENPEIRNLPSFLFGQSMGGAVALKVHMKQPDAWNGAVLVAPMCKIADDMVPPWLVTQILVGIAKFLPKQKLVPQQDLAELAFRDVKKREQAAYNVIAYKHKPRLQTAVELLNTTQELEKQLDKVYLPLLILHGENDRVTDPSISKALYEKASSSDKKLILYKDAYHSLLEGEPDDMILRVLGDIISWLDEHTS